The Blautia hydrogenotrophica DSM 10507 genome window below encodes:
- a CDS encoding deoxyguanosinetriphosphate triphosphohydrolase, protein MNIRESLEEREQEFLSPYAAHSRESRGRERPEEECDIRTVYQRDRDRILHCKAFRRLKDKTQVFLAPHGDHYRNRLTHTLEVSQTARTVAKALRLNEDLVEAIALGHDLGHTPFGHAGERALDKLNPMGFAHYKQSVRVAQVLEKKGRGLNLTWEVIDGILNHRTSGRPATLEGQVVRLCDKISYIHHDMDDAHRAGLISEDDIPITIRMLLGYTIRERLNTLIHNIVENSQGKDTIQMSEEVYQAMMDLRKIMFQNVYLNPKAKKEEAKAIDMLSKLYEYYMEHPQKMSKEYVNLIATGTSLNQAVCDYLSGMTDQYSMQKFQEIFIPKAWEVY, encoded by the coding sequence ATGAATATACGAGAGAGCTTGGAAGAGAGAGAACAGGAGTTTTTGAGTCCCTATGCAGCCCACAGCAGAGAGTCGAGAGGAAGGGAAAGACCAGAGGAGGAGTGCGACATCCGTACCGTGTATCAAAGAGATAGGGACCGGATTTTGCATTGCAAGGCATTTCGGCGTCTAAAGGACAAGACACAGGTTTTTCTGGCACCCCATGGAGATCACTATAGAAATCGGCTGACGCATACTTTGGAGGTGTCTCAGACAGCCCGCACTGTGGCCAAGGCGCTGCGGCTGAATGAAGATCTGGTGGAGGCAATTGCTCTGGGCCATGATCTGGGGCATACCCCTTTTGGACATGCGGGTGAGAGAGCGTTGGATAAGCTGAATCCCATGGGCTTTGCTCATTATAAGCAGAGCGTACGGGTGGCCCAGGTGTTGGAGAAAAAAGGAAGAGGTCTGAATCTGACCTGGGAGGTCATTGATGGAATCTTAAATCACAGAACCAGCGGAAGACCAGCTACGCTAGAAGGCCAAGTAGTCAGACTTTGCGACAAGATCTCTTACATACATCATGATATGGACGATGCCCACAGAGCGGGGCTGATCTCGGAAGACGATATTCCCATCACGATTCGGATGCTGCTAGGGTATACGATACGCGAGAGGTTGAATACGCTGATTCACAATATTGTGGAAAACAGTCAGGGAAAAGACACGATACAGATGTCAGAGGAAGTCTACCAGGCAATGATGGATTTGAGAAAGATCATGTTTCAGAATGTATATTTGAATCCAAAGGCCAAGAAGGAGGAGGCGAAAGCCATTGATATGCTGAGCAAGCTCTATGAATATTATATGGAACATCCCCAGAAGATGTCCAAGGAGTATGTGAATTTAATTGCGACAGGAACCAGTCTGAATCAGGCAGTGTGTGATTATCTGTCAGGCATGACGGACCAGTATTCTATGCAGAAATTTCAGGAAATTTTTATACCAAAAGCATGGGAAGTATATTAA
- a CDS encoding GntR family transcriptional regulator, whose protein sequence is MIRTEQTDKKETLVDLLCKNIRMDIITQQFQPGQRLRTKELAVKYGTSETPVKLALNRLMNEQVVESFPRQGIRVRSISEEDAKETFSIRLMMDLFFVKEIIESVSMNQQLREALQNNVDAHYQAVQSAQDHTDVELFLLNYKYDYEFHELYLKCSGNKKIVEIYRNINLFLYTNYIFRKQSEERDLASVREHQGILQAILSKDEELLREKVTEHMNNSVNAICKILRIERML, encoded by the coding sequence ATGATTAGAACAGAGCAGACGGATAAAAAAGAGACATTGGTGGATTTACTGTGCAAAAACATTCGAATGGATATCATTACGCAGCAGTTTCAGCCTGGACAGAGGCTTCGAACGAAGGAGCTGGCTGTGAAATATGGCACGAGCGAGACACCAGTGAAGCTGGCTTTGAATCGCCTGATGAATGAGCAGGTAGTAGAAAGCTTTCCAAGGCAGGGGATACGGGTGAGAAGTATCAGTGAGGAAGACGCAAAAGAGACTTTTAGTATACGGCTGATGATGGATTTGTTTTTTGTCAAGGAAATTATTGAGTCGGTATCCATGAATCAACAGCTTAGAGAAGCCCTTCAGAATAATGTAGACGCACACTATCAGGCAGTTCAAAGTGCACAGGACCACACAGATGTAGAGCTGTTTTTACTGAACTATAAGTATGATTATGAGTTTCATGAGCTGTATTTGAAGTGTTCTGGAAACAAAAAAATAGTGGAGATTTATCGGAATATCAATCTGTTTCTCTATACAAATTATATTTTTCGAAAACAGTCGGAGGAGAGAGATCTGGCCTCGGTCAGAGAGCATCAAGGAATTTTGCAGGCGATTTTGAGCAAAGATGAGGAACTGCTGAGGGAAAAGGTGACGGAACATATGAACAATTCAGTGAATGCTATCTGTAAAATATTGAGAATTGAACGGATGCTGTAG
- the dnaG gene encoding DNA primase has protein sequence MRYSDDIIEEVRTKNDIVDVISQYVKLQRKGSSYFGLCPFHNEKSPSFSVSPGKQMYYCFGCGAGGNVFTFVMEYENFTFVEAMQYLAERASVELPKVDYSKEAKEAADKKAALLEINKLAAQYFYYQLRRQNGQKAWKYLVERGLTEETMKKFGLGYSDKYSDDLYKYLKGKGYKDEVLRDSGLFNVDERRGMYDKFWNRVIFPIMDVNSRVIGFGGRVMGDGKPKYLNSPETKIFDKSRNLYGLNAARTTRRKYLIVCEGYMDVITMHQAGFTNAVASLGTALTSGHASLLKRYTQEVRLLYDSDEAGIRAALRGIPILREAGVATRVVNLAPYKDPDEFIKALGAEAFQERLDRAVNGFLFRVQAAQKNYNLSDPQGKTEFFHQVAEMLLEFPEELERSNYIEAIAQEYRISPEELKRAVSRQAMKGTVAERRMVPKETRKSKGQKENGAQKAQKLMLTWLANEPETYSTVKKYLGPEDFTTELYRRVAGMLFEQLEDGQVSLARLLNPFTDSEEQTEITSLFHADIHLESQEEKNRAFADALIRIKENSLREQTEKLAPTDIEGLQRLIQEKKKLEEMSRRRGELHISF, from the coding sequence ATGCGGTATTCCGATGACATCATTGAAGAGGTTCGGACAAAAAACGATATCGTTGATGTGATATCCCAATATGTAAAGCTGCAAAGAAAAGGAAGCTCCTATTTTGGCTTGTGTCCTTTTCACAATGAAAAAAGTCCGTCTTTCTCGGTAAGTCCGGGAAAACAGATGTACTACTGTTTTGGCTGCGGTGCAGGCGGCAATGTGTTTACTTTTGTCATGGAGTATGAGAATTTTACCTTTGTGGAAGCCATGCAGTATTTGGCCGAGAGGGCCTCGGTGGAGCTGCCGAAGGTGGATTATTCCAAGGAGGCAAAGGAGGCGGCAGATAAGAAAGCAGCCCTGCTAGAGATTAATAAGCTGGCAGCACAGTATTTTTACTATCAGCTGCGCAGACAGAATGGACAAAAAGCTTGGAAGTACCTCGTAGAACGGGGACTGACAGAAGAGACGATGAAGAAGTTCGGCCTTGGCTACTCGGACAAGTACAGTGATGATCTGTATAAGTATCTGAAGGGAAAAGGCTATAAAGATGAAGTTCTCCGGGACAGCGGCCTGTTCAATGTGGATGAGCGACGGGGGATGTATGATAAATTTTGGAATCGGGTGATCTTTCCGATTATGGATGTGAACAGCCGGGTGATCGGCTTCGGCGGGAGGGTCATGGGCGACGGCAAGCCTAAGTATTTAAACTCTCCGGAGACGAAGATTTTTGACAAGAGCCGAAACCTATACGGGCTGAACGCAGCGCGAACGACCAGGAGAAAATACTTGATTGTATGTGAAGGATACATGGATGTAATTACGATGCACCAGGCAGGCTTTACCAATGCGGTGGCGTCCCTGGGCACAGCTTTGACTTCCGGACATGCCAGCCTGCTAAAACGTTATACTCAGGAAGTGCGACTGCTCTATGACAGCGATGAGGCTGGAATCCGGGCGGCACTCAGGGGTATTCCGATTCTCAGAGAAGCAGGTGTGGCGACTCGGGTAGTGAATCTGGCGCCCTATAAGGATCCGGATGAGTTTATCAAAGCCTTGGGAGCAGAAGCATTTCAAGAACGCCTCGATCGGGCAGTCAATGGCTTTTTGTTTCGGGTCCAGGCTGCGCAGAAGAATTATAATCTTTCAGATCCTCAGGGAAAGACAGAATTCTTTCATCAGGTGGCAGAGATGCTGTTGGAGTTTCCGGAGGAGTTAGAGAGAAGCAATTATATAGAAGCAATTGCGCAAGAGTATAGGATTTCTCCTGAGGAGCTAAAAAGAGCGGTATCCAGACAGGCGATGAAGGGGACGGTAGCTGAGCGGCGCATGGTGCCCAAAGAGACGCGAAAATCAAAGGGGCAAAAAGAAAATGGCGCTCAGAAAGCTCAGAAGCTGATGTTGACCTGGCTGGCCAATGAGCCTGAGACCTATTCCACGGTAAAAAAATATTTGGGTCCAGAAGATTTCACCACAGAACTGTACCGCAGAGTAGCCGGGATGCTGTTTGAGCAGCTAGAAGACGGGCAGGTGAGCCTGGCCCGTCTGTTGAATCCGTTTACTGACAGTGAAGAACAGACGGAGATTACTTCTTTGTTCCACGCGGATATTCACTTGGAAAGCCAGGAGGAGAAAAACCGGGCGTTTGCAGACGCGCTGATTCGAATTAAGGAGAACAGCCTGAGGGAGCAGACGGAGAAGCTTGCGCCTACGGATATCGAGGGGCTTCAGAGATTGATTCAGGAAAAAAAGAAACTGGAAGAAATGAGCAGAAGAAGAGGAGAACTGCATATTTCTTTTTAA
- the rpoD gene encoding RNA polymerase sigma factor RpoD has translation MEMNMGKFSEKLVELLEFAKKKKNVLEYQEINDFFKDTPLDTEQLEKVFDFLEASGIDVLRISDSDVDEALLLDEDLDKIAEEEDVELDKIDLSVPEGVSIEDPVRMYLKEIGKVNLLTAEEEIELAKRMEEGDEDAKKRLAEANLRLVVSIAKRYVGRGMLFLDLIQEGNLGLIKAVEKFDYRKGYKFSTYATWWIRQAITRAIADQARTIRIPVHMVETINKLIRVSRQLLQELGREPTPEEIAKEMEMSVDRVREILKISQEPVSLETPIGEEEDSHLGDFIQDDNVPVPADAAAFTLLKEQLVEVLSTLTDREQKVLRLRFGLDDGRARTLEEVGKEFNVTRERIRQIEAKALRKLRHPSRSRKLKDYLD, from the coding sequence ATGGAAATGAATATGGGTAAATTCAGCGAAAAACTGGTAGAGCTTTTGGAGTTTGCCAAAAAGAAGAAAAATGTATTGGAATACCAGGAAATTAATGATTTCTTCAAAGATACGCCGCTGGATACCGAGCAGCTTGAGAAAGTCTTTGATTTTTTGGAGGCCAGTGGAATAGATGTTCTGCGCATTTCCGACAGCGATGTGGATGAAGCTCTCCTTCTGGATGAGGATTTGGACAAAATCGCGGAGGAAGAGGATGTGGAGCTGGACAAGATTGATTTGTCCGTACCAGAGGGCGTGAGCATTGAGGACCCAGTCCGCATGTATCTAAAAGAGATTGGAAAAGTAAATCTTTTGACCGCAGAAGAGGAGATTGAATTGGCAAAGCGCATGGAAGAGGGCGATGAAGATGCCAAAAAGCGCCTTGCGGAAGCAAATCTGCGCCTGGTAGTCAGCATTGCCAAACGCTATGTGGGTAGAGGGATGTTGTTCTTAGATCTGATTCAGGAGGGAAACTTAGGTCTAATCAAGGCAGTGGAAAAATTCGACTATCGAAAGGGCTATAAATTCTCCACCTACGCCACATGGTGGATTCGTCAGGCTATCACCAGAGCAATCGCGGACCAGGCTAGAACCATCCGTATTCCGGTGCATATGGTGGAGACCATCAACAAGTTAATCCGAGTGTCCAGACAGCTGCTTCAGGAGTTAGGACGTGAACCAACGCCAGAAGAGATTGCCAAAGAAATGGAGATGTCTGTGGACCGTGTCCGTGAAATTCTGAAGATTTCTCAGGAGCCGGTTTCACTGGAGACACCGATCGGCGAGGAGGAAGACAGCCATCTGGGAGATTTTATACAGGATGACAATGTGCCTGTGCCTGCGGATGCAGCTGCGTTTACCTTGCTGAAGGAACAGTTGGTGGAGGTGCTGAGTACTCTGACAGACAGAGAACAAAAGGTGCTTCGGCTGCGCTTTGGATTGGATGACGGACGTGCCAGAACTTTGGAGGAGGTTGGCAAAGAGTTCAACGTCACTCGTGAACGTATTCGGCAGATTGAGGCAAAGGCGTTGAGAAAGCTGCGTCATCCAAGCCGCAGCCGAAAATTAAAAGATTATCTGGATTAA
- a CDS encoding glutamate synthase subunit beta encodes MGKPTGFLEYERKVGECAAPLERIKNFREFHGNLPKTEQQLQGARCMACGVPFCQAGVMIAGMVSGCPLQNLVPEWNDLVYSGNWEKAYARLNKTNCFPEFTSRVCPALCEAACTCNLNGEPVSTKENERAIIENAWASGMIQPRPPKVRTGKTVAVVGSGPAGLAAAAQLNRRGHQVTVFERHDRVGGLLRYGIPNMKLEKKIIDRRIALMESEGVTFVTGVDVGRDKKSKELLDEFDRVVLCCGASNPRDIQAPGREAKGIYFAVDFLTSVTKSLLDSSLRDGEYIDAKDRHVVVIGGGDTGNDCVGTAIRLGAKTVTQLEMMPKAPDERAEDNPWPQWPKVCKTDYGQEEAIAVYGHDPRVYQTTVKEFVKDKEGRICKLKIVSLEAKENPKTGRKSMEPVEGTERTIPADLVLIAAGFLGTQGYVADAFHVELDSRSNVYTRQGDYQTSAERVFTAGDMHRGQSLVVWAIREGREAARAVDESLMGYSNLK; translated from the coding sequence ATGGGAAAACCGACAGGATTTTTAGAATATGAGCGTAAGGTGGGAGAGTGTGCGGCGCCATTAGAGCGCATCAAAAATTTTAGGGAGTTTCATGGAAACCTGCCTAAAACGGAGCAGCAGCTTCAAGGAGCACGCTGTATGGCATGTGGTGTGCCATTTTGCCAGGCAGGGGTGATGATTGCGGGGATGGTCTCAGGATGCCCGTTGCAAAACTTGGTGCCGGAATGGAACGATCTGGTGTATTCTGGGAACTGGGAGAAAGCTTACGCGAGACTGAATAAAACCAACTGTTTTCCTGAGTTTACCTCCCGGGTCTGCCCGGCCCTGTGCGAAGCTGCCTGTACCTGTAATCTGAATGGGGAGCCGGTCTCCACCAAAGAAAACGAGAGGGCAATCATTGAGAACGCCTGGGCCAGCGGAATGATTCAGCCAAGGCCGCCAAAGGTGCGCACCGGTAAGACGGTGGCAGTGGTAGGCAGCGGCCCCGCGGGACTTGCGGCAGCCGCTCAGTTAAACCGCAGAGGTCACCAGGTGACAGTGTTTGAACGTCATGACCGGGTGGGAGGTCTGCTGCGCTACGGTATCCCTAATATGAAATTGGAGAAGAAGATCATAGACAGGCGGATTGCCCTTATGGAGTCTGAGGGAGTGACCTTTGTCACCGGCGTAGATGTGGGAAGAGATAAAAAATCCAAAGAACTGCTGGACGAATTTGACCGGGTGGTTCTGTGCTGCGGGGCGTCGAATCCCAGAGATATCCAGGCACCTGGAAGAGAGGCGAAGGGCATCTATTTTGCGGTTGATTTTTTGACCTCTGTGACGAAAAGCCTTTTGGATTCCAGCCTGAGAGACGGAGAGTATATCGACGCTAAGGACAGACATGTGGTGGTGATCGGCGGCGGAGACACCGGAAACGACTGCGTAGGTACTGCCATCCGCCTGGGCGCGAAGACGGTGACGCAGCTGGAAATGATGCCGAAGGCGCCGGACGAGAGAGCCGAGGATAATCCCTGGCCCCAGTGGCCCAAGGTGTGCAAGACGGATTACGGGCAGGAGGAAGCCATCGCTGTCTACGGCCATGACCCTCGTGTCTATCAGACTACAGTCAAAGAGTTTGTGAAGGACAAGGAGGGCCGGATCTGCAAGCTGAAAATTGTCAGTCTGGAAGCGAAGGAAAACCCGAAAACGGGGCGAAAAAGTATGGAGCCTGTGGAGGGGACGGAGAGGACGATACCGGCGGACCTGGTATTGATCGCGGCCGGTTTTCTGGGAACCCAGGGATATGTGGCGGATGCCTTTCACGTAGAGCTGGACTCCCGGTCAAATGTGTACACACGCCAGGGAGATTATCAGACGAGTGCCGAGAGAGTGTTTACGGCAGGAGATATGCACAGAGGGCAGTCTTTGGTGGTCTGGGCAATCCGTGAGGGAAGAGAGGCGGCCAGAGCGGTGGACGAGTCTTTGATGGGCTACAGCAACTTAAAGTAA